From a region of the Salvelinus alpinus chromosome 2, SLU_Salpinus.1, whole genome shotgun sequence genome:
- the dynlrb1 gene encoding dynein light chain roadblock-type 1, which translates to MAEVEETLKRIQGQKGVQGIIIVNAEGIPIKTTLDNSSTVQYAGLIHQLVMKARSTVRDIDPQNDLTFLRVRSKKNEIMIAPDKDYFLIVIQNPSD; encoded by the exons GCTGAGGTAGAGGAAACCCTCAAGAGAATTCAGGGTCAAAAAGGGGTGCAAGGAATCATCATTGTCAATGCTGAAG GCATCCCTATCAAGACCACCCTTGACAACTCCAGCACAGTGCAGTATGCTGGACTCATTCACCAGTTAGTGATGAAGGCACGTAGCACAGTTAGGGACATTGACCCCCAGAATGACCTCACCTTCCTCAGGGTCCGCTCCAAGAAGAATGAGATTATGATTGCTCCAG ATAAAGACTATTTCCTCATTGTCATTCAGAACCCTTCAGACTGA